In Bacillus sp. S3, the sequence CTACTAATAAAATGTCGTCTGTGTCTTTTATACTAGCAGCATCATTCCATTTAAGTGCTTCCCGTAGGTGGCCCAATGCCTGAATACAAGGGATCATTTCAATCCCTAATTTTCCGGCATAGTCATCACAGGCTTTCAACTCTTCTGTTGTATATCTTCCCCGCATATAGCCAAAATAGGGATATTCCTTTACCTCGTACGTATCCTCTGTATAAAGCATCAAGGTATCTAAGCCCATAACAGCCATTCTTCGGAGCAGCTTTTCGATATCAGCAACGGTTGGCACGGCATTTCTTGATGCATCCAGCATCACACCGCTCAATTCAAACTGTGGATTTTCCGAAAGATCAAACTCATGGTCTTTATGAAAATGTTCGAGCCATAATCCTAAAGCCCGGAAAAAATGAATCGGCTTATCAAACGTTATTTCCCCATGGCCGTCTTTATTGGCTGCCCTTAATGGTCCATGTTGATTTTTCACATCAATCGGATAGCCTTTCGTTGATAGGTGAATATTTAACTGTTTTGCGATACCTCGAAGACCCTCCGCAACAGAAGATATGTCTCCCCTTACGTGCAGTTCCATGATCACTCCCCCTGTTTTTCCAACTTCCAACATGTTTACTGCTGTTGTAATCGTTTTTCTAATGAGGCAAATCGGCCAAGACAAACCTTCATCATCCAAAGGGCCGGCGCGACCGCAGATATAAACAGGACGAGGCCGGGATACCGATTCATCACATAGCCGATAAAAATTAACCCAATTCCAATCAAAAGGGTAGATGGTAAACTTGTCACGGTAAACAGAAACGACTGCCTGATATATTCTTTATTTGACAGCTCGTAATGGACATAGATGGCAAAGAAATAACCAACAGCCATTAATAGGACAAAGATTAGACTGTAAAGAATAATTAATAGAAGGCTGGCAAAAACACCTGTCATCAACTGTTCAGCAATACGGATATCAACAAAGAGAAAAAGGCCAATGCTGTAAAACACAAGGCCTATTCCATTGCTTCTTTTCCATTCTTTAAAATAGACTTGCTTAAACGTCTTCCATACAGGTAGATCCGTATCTTTTCTCAGCCATTTCCGGACAATAGTGAACAGGGCGACGGATGCCGGAAAAAAGCCAAAGACCCCTAATCCCAAGATGGTAAAGGCAATCCAGTACAGATTGGCCAAGATTGCCCTCCAAATCCATTCACAAACGACAATCATCCATGGCACTTTTTTCATGATCCATCACCCTTTCAAATGACTAAACTTGACTGTTTCTTACGCTTGATTGCCTTTGTTCTTCATTAATTGATTATAAAGCGGACTTCCTTTTACTGCCTTACCCGTTAAACTTAAGACGAATTCACTGAACATGGTGTTGGCCCATGCAAACCAATCCCTTGTAAATTCTTCAGGGCTATCAGCGTTAAAGCCTTCATGCATAAAATGAGTACCACCGTCTGTTTGTTTAAAATAAGCTAAAATTTCTTGTTTTTCTGCTTCACTCGTTGTGGTCATTCCTTGGATGGCCAATGCGATATGCCAAATATAATGATCAGGCGTATGCGGACTGCCAATTCCATTAGCATATTTTCCTTCATAATAATAAGGATTATCCCTGCTTAAAAGGAAGGAACGTGTGTGTAAATAGGTTGGATCATCATACGAAAGATAGCCTAAGTACGGTGCTGCAAGCAGGCTCGGAACATTGGCATCATCCATGACATTCACTCGGCCTTCTCCGTCTGTTTCGTATACATACATGTCGCCATGAATCGGGTGGTCCAGCTTCGCGTATTGTTCAATCCCCTTTTGAATTTCACCGCGAAGTTTCAGGCATTCTTCTTTAAGTGCTGGATGGTTTAATACATCACACATTTCCGCTGCATACCCTAAGACGACTACGGCAAACATATTAGCCGGGACAAGGTAGCCGTATGTGCAGGCATCATCGCTTGGACGGAAAGCACTCCAGGTCATACCTGTCGGAACAACTCGTCCTCCCTTGCCTTCACGGATCAACGTATCTGACTGGCGGCAATCCGTACGCTCAAAGCGGTAAGGAGATAGCTCTTCATGATCCTGCTCTGTCCGCCATACCTGAATAATGGTTTCCACTACCTGTTGGAACGTTTCATTTATTAGAGTAGTCCGTCCTGTCGACTTCCAGAATAGGTAGGCTAGCTGGATCGGATAACATAAGGAATCAATTTCATACTTCCGCTCCCAAATATGCGGTGTCATCTTGGTTAAATCCGTTTGATGCCCTTTGCCATTTGCTGTTTGATTAAACGCATTGGCATACGGATCATGCAGGATGAAATCAAATTGCTGGCGAATGACTCCTTCAAGTAGAGCAGCCATTTCTTCATCCTCTTCAGCAGCAAGTAAATAAGGTCTAACCTGTGCGGCTGAATCTCGCAGCCACATTGCCGGGATATCCCCGGTAATCACGAATGTTTTCCCATCTTCTTGTTTCTTCAACGTAGTGGTATACGTATTAACAAAGCATTGCTCAAACATATGCTGTAACTTTTTATCGTGCGGAAAAAATTCGTTTACATGTTGAATCAGTTTTTGCATGGATTCAGGAATTACTGAAGTCATTTGTACCCGCTCCTATCTCTATTTTTGAAAACCTAATGTGATAATTTCGTATTTTCCTACTTCATATGAATCTTTGGCATTGTCTGACTGTTTTTCTAGGATGTTGCTTTTATAGGATTCATGGTCCTGGATATTGGCCTGAAGATTAGTCTTTTCTTCGGCCGGATTAAACCAGCGAACCATCACATCATCTCGCTCTTCCGCTACCCTCATGGACGTCCATACAAGTCCATTGGATTCGGATTGAACAAATTGATGTGTCTCCGGGAACGCCCCTTCATGGATGTCCGTCTGAACAACGACGAGCGGAACTTTGTATTGATAGGCATCGACAAAGGCTTGTGACTGAATGACATCTTTCTCGTGCGGCAGCACTTGCCATTCTGCAGTCTGCATCCCTAAGCATTGTGCTTCCGGTGTCGGGAAGTAGCCCCAGTCCCCAAGCTCGGCTGTCGCACGAAGCACGGTAACCGCAATGGTGCCATTCTCCGGGATAATTTCATATTCTTGCAAACCATCTGTTGCTACGGTTAATCCCATTCTCTCATCCGCCAGGCTGGCAAAGCGCTGCTGGTGATGGCAGAAGCTCGGATTCTCCCACTCTTTTTCCGGTGTGTTCGGGCGGGTGACTATTTCAAAAATACTGTCTGCTTGATGTGTTTCTGTCTGTAAACCTGTTGGGAACAATACACGCAGACGGTGGTCTGTAGCTTGGTTGTCAATGGTCAGTTTAAATGCCGGACCCTTCATTCCCTTTTCAAGGGTAACAACCGTTTTTAAGGTAATCGCAGTCATTTCGTTCGATCTGCCTGACGCTCTTTCTTTGTGCCAAATAAGCTTATTGCGTTCGATTGCTAAGCGATCGTCCGCTGAAACCGGGATCGATAACGTATGTGTAAACTCCAGGACGGTTCTGAGTGTGCTTCTTTCTAACCATGTAAATTCTGCCGGTACACCCTTTGTCGTAATTGGGGCATGTCCCTCTGCTTCCTTGTACATATATTCGTTTCCAACATCTCCTGTGTCCTCATAAATGCCAAGCTGATGGAACGACTCCCCTGTTTCCTTCTGCATGAGATCATAGCTGCCGTCTTCATGAAACTGTAGATGTACATATTCATTTTCCATTTCGAACTGGGTATCGGAAGCAGGTACATCCTGCTGCACTCCTTCGGTACCCTGTACAAGGTAGAAGGTTTTATAACCAAATGACGGTACGCCCTCCGCGAAGAACGAAACCTTTGCCCGTTTGGCAAAATACGGCTGACGGAATTTATCATCCGGCAGATCGTAGCCAAATTCGACTGCAGGTTCCTCTAGCTGCATGTCTACCATATTACCTTCCCCATCAACCAGTATATAGCTTGGCGTTTCCTTATCCTGTAGGTAGGCTGGAATTTCTTCGAAGTGCATTTGTGAAAAATACACTCTTTCCAAGTCAACTATTTGGGTGATGACTTCATTTTTCTCCCAGCCTGTCGTATTCATAATAACGAGTGGAATACCGCCTTCAGGTGTCTGCGAAGTATCAACTGTTTGTGCCAGCTCAGCTGCTTTTTCCCTGACAAACACCTCTCCCATTTGCGATACCGTTTCAAAACGGGTAACCATTTCACGGTGAACTTCATCTACACTGCAGCCGCAAATACTGTCATGCGGGTGGTTCTTCATGAGCGATTTCCACATGAAGCGGACATATTCCCTTGGGTAGCTGCCGCCTGCTAAATAATTCATGGCCGCCAGCGGCTCAGCATTTTTCTCTAAAAGGGTTTGACAGTGATGATTCATTTGCTTTAAATAAATCCGGCTTGACGCCGTATTGACTAGGGTGGACCAGCCGTCTGTCCGCTGATTGCGCAATTCCCCTTCAATGACCTGCAGCTCCTCAGGAAGAGCTTGTTTTAACTCTTCCGTATATTCATTAAAACTTGAATGCTTAAATTGATAATCAGGATAAAGAGCCGATGCTGTTTCAATCGCCTGTGGAATCGACTTTTGCAGCGGCTGATGATCACAGCCGTTCATAAACAATAATTGATTCGTTGAAGCATATTTTTCAGCATCCTCGAGTTTCTTATCCCAGAACGCTTTCGCTTCCTCTTGATCCACCGGGATTTCATTCCCATTGGAATACCAGTTAGCAAATAAAATTCCTAAAACACTTGAACCATCCGGTGATTTCCATATCATTTCGGAATAGGGTGATTCATAATCAGGCACATCTGATACGGTGTTATTAAAGCCCGTCGGCTTCACTCCCCTGCCAAAGGCAGCCGTATCGATTCCCGCCTGCTTTAAGAGCTGAGGGGCCTGCCCGTAAATACCGAATGTATCCGGAAAATAGCCGATTTTTGAAAAATGTCCATAGGCTTTCGTATCATTCAACCCAATCAAAAGGTTGCGGACATTCGCTTCCGAGCTTGTTAAAAAAGCATCCTGCAGTACATACCAAGGGCCGATATGAAGTTTTTCCTCTTCTATTAATTGCTTAACCAGTTCTCGATTTTCCGGGTGGACAGCGAAATAATCCTCGAGCAGAACCGTCTGCCCATCTAGATGAAACGACTGAAAACCGCTGCCGTCCTTTTTGAACTGTTCAATAAGATTATTCATAAGCTGAATGAAATAATAGCGGTGTGTTTCGAAAGGCAAGTACCATTCCCTGTCCCAATGGGAATGGGAAATAATATGGGCTGTCTTTTTCATGAGACTTCCACTCCTTTTACTATTTAAATGCGAAAACGCTGTCATTATTGAATGATAAAGTATTTCCACTCTTACAATAAAAAAAGCTGTCATAAACAGCAATAGATTCACCACAAGTCATAAAGTTATTTCAGTGTATATAAAATTAATCCATTTAAAAAGAAAAGCGCAAACGATAAAATAAACATAACGGATGGAACGTATAAATGTAAGCGTTATCCAATCAAGTAAAATAATTGGTTTCTTGTTACCAGATGATAAAGGAGATTTACTTATGACTAATACAACTGTTTCTGAAACAACAGCTGCTGCGGCATCTGCAGAAGAAAAAGCACAAATCGAATATGAGATCTATCCTATACCACATCAAGTCACCTATCATGAAGGTTCATTGAAATTTGACATGGCGATCCAAGTCATCTACGACGATACCATTGATTCCGTTACGAGAAAAAAGCTGGAAACCGTGTTGAAACAAAATGGCTGCCCGGCTCCGAGTGAAGGGACCACGCCCGCTGATGACAAAATCAATATTTTAGTAGGAACAATAGGCTCAAACGGCCCTGTCGATACCTATGCGGCAAAAGAAGTAAACGCTGATGGCATGGATTTTTCTAAAATTGATGCGTATCAACTAGACATTCAAAAGAATGTGATTACGATTCTGGGAAAAGACACAGATGCCAGCTTCTATGGTGTCCTATCGTTACATGCCATTTTATCGCAAGCCGCTGACAAAGTCGTCCGGAATGTAACCATTCAGGATTATGCCAATACAAAAATCAGAGGGTTTATTGAGGGGTACTACGGCATTCCTTGGAGCAAC encodes:
- a CDS encoding YesL family protein, with amino-acid sequence MKKVPWMIVVCEWIWRAILANLYWIAFTILGLGVFGFFPASVALFTIVRKWLRKDTDLPVWKTFKQVYFKEWKRSNGIGLVFYSIGLFLFVDIRIAEQLMTGVFASLLLIILYSLIFVLLMAVGYFFAIYVHYELSNKEYIRQSFLFTVTSLPSTLLIGIGLIFIGYVMNRYPGLVLFISAVAPALWMMKVCLGRFASLEKRLQQQ
- a CDS encoding alpha-mannosidase — encoded protein: MKKTAHIISHSHWDREWYLPFETHRYYFIQLMNNLIEQFKKDGSGFQSFHLDGQTVLLEDYFAVHPENRELVKQLIEEEKLHIGPWYVLQDAFLTSSEANVRNLLIGLNDTKAYGHFSKIGYFPDTFGIYGQAPQLLKQAGIDTAAFGRGVKPTGFNNTVSDVPDYESPYSEMIWKSPDGSSVLGILFANWYSNGNEIPVDQEEAKAFWDKKLEDAEKYASTNQLLFMNGCDHQPLQKSIPQAIETASALYPDYQFKHSSFNEYTEELKQALPEELQVIEGELRNQRTDGWSTLVNTASSRIYLKQMNHHCQTLLEKNAEPLAAMNYLAGGSYPREYVRFMWKSLMKNHPHDSICGCSVDEVHREMVTRFETVSQMGEVFVREKAAELAQTVDTSQTPEGGIPLVIMNTTGWEKNEVITQIVDLERVYFSQMHFEEIPAYLQDKETPSYILVDGEGNMVDMQLEEPAVEFGYDLPDDKFRQPYFAKRAKVSFFAEGVPSFGYKTFYLVQGTEGVQQDVPASDTQFEMENEYVHLQFHEDGSYDLMQKETGESFHQLGIYEDTGDVGNEYMYKEAEGHAPITTKGVPAEFTWLERSTLRTVLEFTHTLSIPVSADDRLAIERNKLIWHKERASGRSNEMTAITLKTVVTLEKGMKGPAFKLTIDNQATDHRLRVLFPTGLQTETHQADSIFEIVTRPNTPEKEWENPSFCHHQQRFASLADERMGLTVATDGLQEYEIIPENGTIAVTVLRATAELGDWGYFPTPEAQCLGMQTAEWQVLPHEKDVIQSQAFVDAYQYKVPLVVVQTDIHEGAFPETHQFVQSESNGLVWTSMRVAEERDDVMVRWFNPAEEKTNLQANIQDHESYKSNILEKQSDNAKDSYEVGKYEIITLGFQK
- a CDS encoding glycoside hydrolase family 125 protein, yielding MTSVIPESMQKLIQHVNEFFPHDKKLQHMFEQCFVNTYTTTLKKQEDGKTFVITGDIPAMWLRDSAAQVRPYLLAAEEDEEMAALLEGVIRQQFDFILHDPYANAFNQTANGKGHQTDLTKMTPHIWERKYEIDSLCYPIQLAYLFWKSTGRTTLINETFQQVVETIIQVWRTEQDHEELSPYRFERTDCRQSDTLIREGKGGRVVPTGMTWSAFRPSDDACTYGYLVPANMFAVVVLGYAAEMCDVLNHPALKEECLKLRGEIQKGIEQYAKLDHPIHGDMYVYETDGEGRVNVMDDANVPSLLAAPYLGYLSYDDPTYLHTRSFLLSRDNPYYYEGKYANGIGSPHTPDHYIWHIALAIQGMTTTSEAEKQEILAYFKQTDGGTHFMHEGFNADSPEEFTRDWFAWANTMFSEFVLSLTGKAVKGSPLYNQLMKNKGNQA